Genomic DNA from Chanos chanos chromosome 6, fChaCha1.1, whole genome shotgun sequence:
TACAGATACCAAGTGCGAGACGGTGGATCGACTGAGTCCGACATGACTGACGTGGGAAAATGCATTTAGgaagtggggaaaaaatgtatatatataaataaaacataaaatccacgtgacagcagagcagacagTAAACTCATACAACACATTATTAGTTTCACGTAACGACATGACCAGTACATGAAAATGTTCATAAATATGACGGAGCTCAAGAATCTAAAATACATAAATTGCCTTTATATATCACAGTGTCATGAAGCaaaaaatccaaataaacaaacttaaaaTATATTGGAAGTTAAAACACtacacaataaacaattatttgtCATGTAAATATGTTTCCATCAGCTGCGCAGTGGGCTATGTCACCACGTCCCCtttctgagagaaagagcaagtcCCTTAGTTAAGTCGATTCCAGAGTTAATTTCTGGACGTGTTAATGCCAGTAGCTAGTGGGCCGAGGTTACGGCAATAGGATCAATGTTTATTGTGTGGACAAGCCGGTAATTGTGACTGAATAAACTCAAATTAGAGTTAGATCATTTACATATGAGTGGAATTAGTAGGACCCGTTCAAACCACTCCTTGTTGCTGCAGGTGTGTTCTCTAACGGGCTTCTCAATgctattataaataaatatatacattcaGCCGAGAGAAATGCTGGCATGTTTTGCCATAAATTTACTCAAGAAACTTAGTCAGCACGATTAGTCAATGAAAAGTATCAAATTAACTGAATAATTCATGTAAGATTTaccaaatattttatttctgctttttaacacaaacataaaaagatgTGGGCAATCTGGTGAAAATGTAATTGTTTCGCCACCAAGCCTGTACTTTGTGCTTTAAGTCAATGATCAAACAGCTTAAAACGCGGACATAGGGATATGGACAAAggtattttttaataattaaatattaaatctcATATTCCTGCGAAAAATGAAGGAAATTTATTCTGACACTCAAAGCGACGCTGGTTGAGCATCTTGAATAAAGCATTTTCAAGCGATGACAAAgtaaaaaataatcattttgaaGAAGCACGCTATGTGTTTGAACTTGTAAAGTTCTTTCTGAAGCTTTTTGTAATAATTTGTTATGAGTCTCAGGTGAAATCGTCTGCAAACAAATGAATTCAAGTTGGCTCtcaggaaaagaggagagggcgACTGGTCATTGTAGCAAGCACACAAAACTCTGGATTCCAACAAACTTTTTATGCTGGTTTTAAAAGGgctcttttcattttgtggtATACCTCTAGCCAggctgtcttttcttttctcctttaatcCGTTCCTttatttcagaaaaacacaaaaccaggtTCCACGCAGCGCTTTAGTAGCTAAAAGTGAAAGAGCTGCTTTTTTTCGGAGTTGAGCTCTGAATCGCTCTGGAAAATTGGTTCCTCTGAATAGGTGAAGGAGGAAAAACGTTTAATAGGATCCGAGGGAGGTTCTGCTCTTGCAATCTGCTCCTTAAACAGGTGGAAATTGGACCTTCTCAATTATACAAATAGTAAGTATAAACCAGCATGGAAAAAACTATTTTCATCCACGAGGATTAAGAACTCGcaaagaaaactgaaactaGCCAAACGGACACCAAATCCCTATTGTTAAATCTACTTACATGCTGTTGAAATGGTTCTGTTTTTCGAAATAAAATCACGATTAACTGTCAGAAAGAAAATGGATGTTCAGGTGTAGtattaaaaaagattaaattatTTAGACTAACATCTTATATAAAAATATCGATTTATCTATAGAATCCAAAGTGGTATGTTGTAAATGATCTGTCATCAGTTCCGAAATTAAGAATTAATGCATGATTTACATTAAATGATCATAAAAGAGTAAATGATCATACCAGGACAACGACAACAATTATCCCTATTTTCGAAACACTTCAACAGTGGACTTCTATACTTCACAGATATAAAACACAAGTCGTCCTGTCAGTTAGAGACGGAAGATTTAGGGCaagaaatataaataataatctGTAATAACTGTCATGTATACCTCCCCCGTGGCCGTGTATAAAGGGGCGGTGGGAGAAGGGACAGGACTGGTGATGGCGTTTCCTTGTCACCCTGATAAGAGTGAGTCCATGTGATGTCAGCTAAATGCTGGAGACAGTGATCTCGCGCAAATGTCTACTTGGAAAATGTGACAGTGTAGTCACGCCGCTATCTTGCAATACATCTGCTGTCGCTTTGGAAAAAGGTAAACTACAACATTGACTCTGACGCAAGTTTGCTCTACCATTTTCACAAATACTGAATAGAAACGAACTTAGGAggtatttgtctttttcttttcctaacGAGCTCTGTAATGTCCTGTTAATTTTGTGTGTACTAGTTAATGAGCATTAATCTGCTACCCCTGGACGCTATTGTTCAGGGAATGGCCATTTGAATGCAAATGGTTTACATTGTAAAAGCAAGGTGCTTATTAAACTGATGTGTGTCCTGGCTATTCTGGAATTCAGCAGGCGAGGACAAGGCGGCAGGTCGATCGCTGCTCACACCAAGTTCGGCAGAAATGGCGAGTTCTCTTCCTTTGGAAGCAGTGATGTCCTGCCCGAGACTCGATAACAGGAGCGGGGCCACAGCAGCACCCAAATCCCTGGCCTTTTCGATTGACAGGATCATGTCCAAGACTTCGGAACCAAAAAGCTCCCTGGAGGACCGGAGAGGACTGGAGGGTTCGGAAGGGAAAAAGATGGTCAGCCTCTGCTCACCCATCCCTTGCATGATCCCCATACAGCCATTCAGTTACGATTTACAAGCAAAAGCGCTAATGAACTATTCCGAATTTTGGAAGGCTAATTTCAGGGGGACATTATGTACTTCATCGGCTATGTGTAAAGCAAATTGTGGGGTATGTAGCAAAACGGATTCTGGTCACAAGCATTCCTTACTGCCAGGGACCAGGGTTATCAAACCGCAGGTAATACACCAAGCGGTGGCAATGCCCACTAACGGGTCATTGTACTACTTCAACTACTTGGACTCTGCTTATCATCATTCTGATCTGTTGAGCGGACATTTATTTTCCTCGGCCATTGCgagcacacaagcacaagctACCCTTAGTGCACATCAGAAATTACTGCTGCTGGAGAATGCCAAACTTGCCAGCGCTTCAGCCGAGAAATTTCCTTCACCACAGTACCCGCATAAAGAGCATCTACCAGGGCAACTAGACCAGATtgtgaaagaaaataacaatttgACAACAGAAAAGAACGGCGTGAAGGCACACAGCAAAGCGAATAACTGTTCCACTGATGGGAAACCGAAAAACTTTACTTGTGAAGTTTGTGGAAAGGTATGTAATTGAATATTAAATGATTTGATGAtttaagtgaaatgaaatgatttaagCTGTCAAAAATAGCTACAGTTCAAAATGCTTGTAATATTTTAGATACAGTCTGGAGATTACTTAAGAATGTTTAGAGGTTATAAACGATTTAAAAATCGCATTACAACGGGGcaaaaatcaacatttattttctttgcaCAGGTATTCAATGCACATTATAACTTAACGCGTCACATGCCAGTGCACACAGGCGCGAGACCgtttgtgtgtaaagtgtgtggaAAAGGTTTCCGTCAGGCAAGCACGTTGTGCAGACATAAAATTATTCACACACAGGTAAGTGATGTAATTTTATAAATTTCTACATTAACTGGGAAAAGAGCTCACGtacttttctcattttttcaagTCTCGGTTATAGGCGTTTTGATATCCTGCCGATCGACTAAATTAAGACATTTTTCTCTACACAGGAAAAACCTCACAAATGCAATCAGTGTGGAAAAGCTTTCAACAGGAGTTCAACATTAAATACTCACATTCGAATTCACGCTGGCTACAAACCTTTCGTTTGTGAGTTTTGCGGGAAAGGTTTCCACCAAAAAGGTAATTGCTCACCTATTGAAATTCATAAATGTTAAAATCATATTTGATTTTTAAGGATATATAATTCCTTTTTTGAATTGTTAGTAATAGCTTGGACCTGTTCACCTACCACTGATGAACCGAGAGACAGGTTCGAAAGATCAGCGTAAATGCGAATTGTCATTTTACACTAACTAACCATTCCTACAAGACTTTTAAATTCCCCATGGGTCAATGGACAGACCTTTCTCTCATTGATAATCCGACAGTTTTCGGCTGTTTTGAGTTTGATTTTGACAAAGTTTGACAACTTCTTGACTTCAGAATGAACAGCGCCGATTAATGAAGTTTGGGGGATGAAACCCTTTTGTCCTAAGTAACTTAATTGTGAACTATTGACCTTGCGCAGGAGAGAGTCTTTTTGCAGTTCCCCCTGGTGTATTAAATGTTTACGTGTTCTAAACTGTATTCTGTAATTTCAGGGAATTACAAAAatcacaaactgacacacagcGGCGAGAAACAGTACAAATGTTCCATCTGCAACAAAGCCTTCCACCAGATCTATAACCTCACGTTCCATATGCACACGCATAACGACAAGAAACCATTCACCTGTGGGACCTGTGGGAAAGGCTTCTGTCGGAATTTTGACTTGAAAAAGCACATACGGAAATTGCACGACAATAGTTCGTGTTTAACGACGGGGAATGATTCTTCCAGAGGACTCCAAAGTTGAGACAGCATTTAATGGCTCGGACTTGGACAATCTCGTCGCCACTCAGTTTTGTtgtacataaacattttttttttgaccgaaACGATGAGAGATGTACGGGAGAGAATCAAAGTCATTTGCATTTGTCTCCACAAACTGTTTAAGATTGGTTTACAAAGAAATTGTACATAAATCcgaataaaatattatttaaaatgttgtaCCTGAAGGCATTTCATGTAATTGCTTGGCAATTACGTGTAACGGGTGGGTCGCTAATGTTTTATAGGAAAATGCATAAATTATGTGTTAAAATTaatatttgatcatttgttGACATCTATGagtaaaaaattaaaagaaataataatcaaactgacaaaaatgaataaaacgtaaatacaaaaaaaggacaaaagggCATATATTTAATTGCTCTTTCAGACAACTGGTTCCACGTTAAACTTGGAGTCAATTTTTAATCCAGCTTTCTAGGTTACTTCAGGACGCCACACGTCCAACTTTATAGAGGCTATACGTaacatacacttttttttacgGTGGGGTTGTTTGTTAGGCAATCCTCTCTCAACGTTTGAACTTGACTTTGATATACAGATGTTGGAATAATGGGTTTTTCACGCATCTGAATTTATACAAGAACTGCAAAAACACCACTTGaattctgaattctgaattcAGACATCAACTGATAGTaattccaccaccaccagttACAACTACAATAAACaccacaacagcaacagcaacactaacaccaacaccaccaacaacaatgataataataataatgataataataataataataataataataataataataataataataatgataataataataataataataataataataataataataataataataggagTAGGCTAGTAGTAACGTTACTGATTTTGGTTGCACTGATTTTTGCAGTTTAAATTACTCGCGTATCTGAATGTACGCCAtgaaatattgcattttttttttatctactgGGCCACCACCAATTTATTTGTAGCCTCAAATTTGCAGTTACTGAACGTATGAGTCTTATTTCGCCTGACAGTTAAGAAAAAATTTAAATGgcaattaaatgtaattttctgaATCAAGGTTTCTAAATCTTCCAAGCCTGCGGGATTGATAATACCTTtatttcagaatattttaaGACTGCAGTTTCAAACAgcctaggaaaaaaaagagaatgtgagaaTCTTTTTCGAGCACATAATGACATCTTTGGCACAGAAGAAAGGATGTGTTTGATATATTGCTCTGGTGCTTCGATCTTGCACTTGACTTCAGTTTAATGGCACAAATTATCAGATAAAACATGGACTCTTGAAAGCCCATTACATTAATCAGCTAAATAGCCGCAGGGGAAGCTTCAGCGCATCGAGTCGTGTTCATCAGTATATGGATAATAAAGCACTTCGACTACATCAGCCCCACCTTTTCTCATCTTCCCAACTTTAATACTGTATAATGTATTCTCCACACGCCTCCTGGAACAATATTATCCTTGAGCGCTAACAGAAATTCTGATGAGAGATAGGCGCGTGCTACCCAATCTATATATCCCAATTTTGGCGCAATTAGCGATTACATGCCATGTCTTGGGACTGGGAAGACTAATATTTCTAGTTGAAATGGCCTATTCACCTccataaaaataacatttaaatgcttttttagAGATACATGTTTGTGGGATTCTGCTCATTTTAGTCTGCACAGCCTAATGTTGTACGGTTCCTCCCTTTGTAGAATGTTCAGTGTGTCTATTACTAGGCCTGAATACAAACTACGAATTCTACAAGCGCTTAGGAAATACGGTTGTTGTATGTCTACCACACAATTAAATCGATATTAATTACACTGACAATAATGCATTAATTGTCAAACACAAATTTGCAAATTGTACCCTCCTTTTATCAGCATACCAGATTATTTaagaacaaaacactgaaaaggaGAACTGATGTCTTAGTGACACCACGTTGTTTAATCGAAGGCAAGTCAGTTTGATGGTGTAACAATTAACTGACATTCTAATTCACTGAACAAAA
This window encodes:
- the fezf2 gene encoding fez family zinc finger protein 2 — protein: MASSLPLEAVMSCPRLDNRSGATAAPKSLAFSIDRIMSKTSEPKSSLEDRRGLEGSEGKKMVSLCSPIPCMIPIQPFSYDLQAKALMNYSEFWKANFRGTLCTSSAMCKANCGVCSKTDSGHKHSLLPGTRVIKPQVIHQAVAMPTNGSLYYFNYLDSAYHHSDLLSGHLFSSAIASTQAQATLSAHQKLLLLENAKLASASAEKFPSPQYPHKEHLPGQLDQIVKENNNLTTEKNGVKAHSKANNCSTDGKPKNFTCEVCGKVFNAHYNLTRHMPVHTGARPFVCKVCGKGFRQASTLCRHKIIHTQEKPHKCNQCGKAFNRSSTLNTHIRIHAGYKPFVCEFCGKGFHQKGNYKNHKLTHSGEKQYKCSICNKAFHQIYNLTFHMHTHNDKKPFTCGTCGKGFCRNFDLKKHIRKLHDNSSCLTTGNDSSRGLQS